ATGAGTCGGCATTTATTGAAATCCTGGCGCAACGGCTTCGCAGAAGAAGCTTTGATGCCGCCTGTGTCAACAGCGGTGAGGAGGCTCTCATCCGCCTGGAGGGGAACCACGATCCGGATGTGATTATTCTCGACCTTAAAATGCCGGGAATGAACGGTATAGAGACCATTCAAAGGATTAAAAACAGATGGCCGCTGATTGAAGTGATCCTCCTGACCGGCCATGCCACGGTTGCATCCGCCGTCGCCGCCTTAAAACAAGGGGCGTTTGATTATCTCATAAAGCCCTATGAACTGGATAGCCTGATTGTTAAAATCAGATCGGCTGTCCGGAGAAAACGGCACCATGAAATGCAGATACGAAAAGTCCGGACAAAACCCTATATTTCAAAGCGGGAATGTGATGAGCTGATCGCACGGATTTTAGACGCTACCCGCAGGGGGGCGCCCGATGCTAACGGACAATAAAGCTC
This genomic interval from Desulfobacterales bacterium contains the following:
- a CDS encoding response regulator is translated as MNIPQARLLLVDDESAFIEILAQRLRRRSFDAACVNSGEEALIRLEGNHDPDVIILDLKMPGMNGIETIQRIKNRWPLIEVILLTGHATVASAVAALKQGAFDYLIKPYELDSLIVKIRSAVRRKRHHEMQIRKVRTKPYISKRECDELIARILDATRRGAPDANGQ